From a single Aspergillus puulaauensis MK2 DNA, chromosome 2, nearly complete sequence genomic region:
- a CDS encoding DUF1996 domain-containing protein (COG:S;~EggNog:ENOG410PIES;~InterPro:IPR018535;~PFAM:PF09362;~SECRETED:SignalP(1-15)): MQALSLLLATGLAHAYTVTNVDFLMFKNIDPIVFPGQYVSHMHSFFGSDAVNVNTSDSEELRQGVPTLYLVDNTKNETHQPLVPMRFSAYYEDLDSAEIPFPENYQIMAGNASATTQEHVNSDNGISWFCEGDSDEEKDDAAFPTKTCSTHLQMLLVFPNCANPETFKSAYSKNPDWYEGYGENYCPHGMYRIPQLRFSIRYDLRTLLPDGWEGQPPLELACGPSYCSHGDFINGWLPEAAEYMLKDTSQRDFFQIEGPLGSGDQGTACTETPQDCDPDHGTSDYLESLKMMSNSTIQTRATDAKTAAGRATPRRRHSLHHHRF, encoded by the exons ATGCAGGCACTGTCCCTGTTGCTGGCGACTGGTCTCGCCCACGCCTATACTGTCACTAATGTCGACTTCCTCATGTTCAAGAATATCGATCCGATTGTCTTTCCGGGTCAGTATGTCAGCCATATGCACAGTTTCTTCGGTTCTGATGCGGTGAACGTCAACACCTCCGACTCCGAGGAGCTACGACAGG GGGTTCCTACACTCTATCTTGTCGATAATACGAAAAATGAGACCCACCAGCCTCTCGTGCCCATGCGATTTAGCGCCTACTACGAGGACCTGGACAGCGCCGAGATCCCATTCCCGGAAAATTACCAGATCATGGCCGGAAATGCCTCCGCCACTACTCAGGAACACGTCAACAGCGACAACGGCATCAGCTGGTTCTGCGAAGGCGATAGtgatgaagagaaggacGACGCTGCTTTCCCAACCAAGACCTGCTCAACCCATCTGCAGATGCTCCTCGTGTTCCCCAACTGCGCCAACCCCGAGACATTCAAGTCTGCCTATAGCAAGAACCCCGACTGGTACGAGGGCTACGGCGAGAATTATTGTCCGCACGGAATGTATCGCATTCCACAACTGCGCTTCTCCATCCGGTACGACTTGCGCACACTACTGCCtgatggatgggagggaCAACCCCCTCTAGAACTTGCCTGTGGACCATCCTACTGCAGCCACGGCGATTTTATAAATGGCTGGCTACCTGAGGCCGCGGAGTATATGCTCAAGGATACTTCGCAGCGCGACTTTTTCCAGATCGAGGGTCCATTAGGCTCGGGTGATCAAGGCACTGCGTGTACTGAGACACCTCAAGATTGTGACCCTGATCATGGAACCAGCGATTACCTTGAAAgtctgaagatgatgagcAATTCTACTATTCAGACTCGCGCAACCGACGCTAAGACTGCTGCTGGTCGTGCTACCCCGCGGAGGCGTCATTcccttcatcatcaccggtTCTAG
- a CDS encoding putative rhamnogalacturonase (CAZy:PL4;~COG:S;~EggNog:ENOG410PK7B;~InterPro:IPR008979,IPR011013,IPR013784,IPR029413, IPR029411;~PFAM:PF14686,PF14683;~SECRETED:SignalP(1-18);~go_function: GO:0003824 - catalytic activity [Evidence IEA];~go_function: GO:0030246 - carbohydrate binding [Evidence IEA];~go_process: GO:0005975 - carbohydrate metabolic process [Evidence IEA]) has protein sequence MIRSLVSIAALLLGSGSALTITKPPARGPFLDQVDNNTWIIGNELWNLTQGPQYGVKLFYKDHDCVGDAFGHYVSYNGAASDLAWTSASVVSEGRYKGARYIDVKFTAQEGDFHWVIFSGLAGAYQYFVNHALPPLGEFRTLWRLDNSTFTHGKTNLRDEELPHLEDYLDANYVQDSTWLKPDGSGYITKYDFTSWVRTLAYYGVYGQGFGSWYINAGKDYFNGNHLKQELLVHRESDTGDSVQLNMIHGTHYQVSTVDHFADGRTWGPWLWYLNEGSHSDVSRRAQQEFAEWPYPWLKDKAYQARGTVKGTLKLSDGRRAAHAAVFLGDNHPNKSALDQGAAYYYTGYTDARGAFEFKDVRAATYGLQAWSNGSKLADVTTSFLQNDVVVQAGKTANLRSLDWAVSRREKVFQIGDFDRTSYGFHLGGAPYTHALSEECPADLLYAVGQSTSQDWCFVQTHLGNWTITFDAAAPAEKQTAMLIVSLAGYASGTSSTILANGVKIGNLTSDTPPLRNDGTIYRSATTAGEWRYFEFPFDASLLRETENEITFQVTKSSTWKGFLWDSVVLEW, from the exons GCTGTGGAATTTGACGCAGGGCCCGCAGTACGGTGTCAAGCTGTTCTATAAAGACCACGATTGTGTTGGCGATGCCTTTGGGCACTACGTGAGCTATA ACGGGGCTGCAAGCGACCTGGCCTGGACGTCGGCATCCGTTGTCAGTGAGGGGAGATACAAGGGAGCGCGATACATCGATGTCAAGTTCACGGCGCAGGAGGGCGACTTCCACTGGGTCATCTTCTCCGGGCTGGCCGGTGCGTACCAGTACTTTGTCAACCATGCGTTGCCTCCACTAGGCGAGTTTCGCACTCTGTGGCGCCTCGACAATTCGACCTTTACCCACGGCAAGACGAACCtccgcgacgaggagctgccgCACCTGGAAGACTACCTCGATGCAAATTACGTACAGGACTCAACGTGGCTGAAGCCCGATGGGTCAGGATATATCACCAAGTACGATTTCACCTCGTGGGTGCGGACCCTGGCGTACTATGGCGTCTACGGGCAAGGGTTTGGCAGCTGGTACATCAACGCCGGGAAGGACTATTTCAACGGGAACCACCTGAAGCAGGAGTTACTG GTCCACAGAGAGTCAGACACAGGCGACTCGGTCCAACTCAACATGATCCACGGCACTCATTACCAAGTTTCCACGGTAGATCACTTTGCCGACGGCAGAACCTGGGGCCCATGGCTCTGGTATCTCAACGAAGGGTCTCACTCGGATGTATCGAGGCGAGCGCAACAGGAGTTTGCCGAGTGGCCATACCCGTGGCTAAAGGATAAGGCCTACCAGGCCAGGGGCACCGTGAAAGGCACGCTGAAGCTCTCAGACGGGCGACGCGCTGCCCACGCCGCGGTCTTCCTGGGGGACAACCACCCGAACAAGTCAGCCCTCGACCAAGGCGCGGCCTACTATTACACCGGATACACGGACGCCCGAGGCGCGTTCGAATTCAAGGACGTCCGCGCCGCCACGTACGGGCTCCAGGCATGGTCGAACGGGAGCAAGCTCGCAGATGTCACGACCTCATTCTTGCAAAACGACGTCGTCGTCCAAGCTGGAAAGACCGCCAACCTCCGTAGCCTTGACTGGGCCGTCTCCAGGCGTGAAAAGGTCTTCCAAATCGGCGACTTCGACCGAACAAGCTACGGCTTCCACCTCGGCGGGGCACCTTACACGCACGCCCTATCCGAAGAGTGTCCAGCCGACCTCCTCTACGCAGTAGGCCAGTCAACCTCTCAGGACTGGTGCTTTGTGCAGACGCACCTGGGTAACTGGACAATCACCTTTGACGCCGCGGCGCCGGCCGAGAAACAGACCGCGATGCTCATCGTCTCGCTTGCCGGCTATGCCTCGGGGACAAGCTCCACAATTTTAGCGAACGGGGTGAAGATTGGGAATCTAACGAGCGATACGCCGCCGCTGCGCAATGACGGGACGATCTACCGgtcggcgacgacggcggGCGAGTGGCGGTACTTTGAGTTCCCGTTTGATGCGAGTCTGCTGAGGGAGACGGAGAATGAGATTACCTTCCAGGTGACAAAAAGCTCGACTTGGAAGGGATTCCTGTGGGATAGCGTGGTGCTGGAATGGTAA
- a CDS encoding uncharacterized protein (CAZy:PL4;~COG:G;~EggNog:ENOG410PIYF;~InterPro:IPR008979,IPR013784,IPR014718,IPR011013, IPR015364,IPR016590,IPR029413,IPR029411;~PFAM:PF09284,PF14686,PF14683;~SECRETED:SignalP(1-19);~go_function: GO:0003824 - catalytic activity [Evidence IEA];~go_function: GO:0016837 - carbon-oxygen lyase activity, acting on polysaccharides [Evidence IEA];~go_function: GO:0030246 - carbohydrate binding [Evidence IEA];~go_process: GO:0005975 - carbohydrate metabolic process [Evidence IEA]), with translation MIPLRSSVVALCLAVRTLAISVTDNADGSITVDPESANGFTATINGQGDFTSLIYGGVEYQNQEAFSHLASGIDADDVSYEAVDDYLVVTCTAQNDFVDVIQYYIFIDGQDHIYLATYTYAEPSVGELRFIFRLENLPEAYPFGVVSDTRGGTVIEGKDIYVVEYETRSKYYSNDRFIDDHVHCAYREAPDVHACFVKPIRAYDASTGGPFARDINVNLSDDDHGVTFYMNHGDEFYDPYRQGFHGPYIFAFTGSDIPTVSQFDISILEDLGLEGYIADSGRGYVEGVASGTADEFQAVLHWYNDEHQQWVYAENNGSFKSPPLAPGEYTQALYQGELLAANSTVTVAAGQTITEDIAATNPIIVDDRTTIFQIGQYDGLPTDLLNGDKVYRMHPSDQRMGDWNTATFIVGESEDLEFPSIIFKDVNNGSSIDFNLDAALNEVATLRIATTMATRGGRPAITLNDFIGKVPSGPPETPSRGPTKGKTHGDMSIYTYTIPAGTLLAGKNTLKITVASGSSGDKFLSPNFVLDAIELYY, from the exons ATGATTCCTCTGCGCAGTTCTGTGGTGGCTCTTTGCCTAGCTGTCCGGACGTTGGCCATCAGTGTCACGGACAACGCTGATGGATCCATCACGGTTGACCCGGAGTCGGCCAACGGGTTTACGGCAACCATCAATGGTCAAGGTGACTTCACCTCCCTGATCTACGGGGGTGTCGAGTATCAGAATCAAGAGGCGTTCAGTCACCTAGCTTCCGGGATTGACGCAGACGATGTCTCTTATGAGGCGGTTG ATGACTACCTCGTTGTAACCTGTACAGCGCAGAACGATTTTGTGGACGTTATTCAATACTACATCTTCATTGATGGCCAAGATCACATTTACCTGGCGACTTATACCTACGCGGAACCCAGTGTCGGAGAACTACGCTTTATTTTCCGCCTTGAGAACCTCCCGGAGGCGTACCCGTTCGGTGTTGTCTCGGATACTCGCGGCGGAACAGTCATTGAAGGCAAAGACATATACGTGGTTGAATATGAAACTCGATCCAAG TACTACTCAAATGACCGGTTCATTGATGACCATGTTCACTGTGCCTACCGAGAGGCACCCGACGTGCATGCATGCTTTGTCAAGCCCATTCGAGCATACGATGCTTCAACAGGCGGCCCCTTTGCAAGGGATATCAACGTTAACCTAAGTGACGACGATCACGGTGTGACATTCTACATGAACCACGGTGATGAGTTCTACGATCCTTACCGTCAAGGGTTCCACGGCCCTTACATCTTCGCCTTTACGGGAAGTGATATTCCTACGGTCAGCCAGTTCGATATTTCCATTTTAGAAGACCTGGGTCTGGAGGGCTACATCGCCGATAGTGGCAGGGGGTATGTCGAGGGCGTGGCCTCAGGCACCGCAGACGAGTTCCAGGCAGTGCTGCACTGGTATAACGATGAACACCAGCAGTGGGTCTACGCAGAGAATAACGGCAGCTTCAAGTCTCCTCCTCTAGCCCCGGGTGAGTATACCCAGGCCCTATACCAGGGAGAGCTGCTTGCAGCGAACTCGACTGTGACTGTGGCAGCGGGACAGACTATCACTGAAGATATTGCTGCTACGAACCCTATTATAGTAGATGACCGGACGACTATTTTCCAAATTGGGCAGTACGACGGTCTGCCCACAGACCTGTTAAACGGGGACAAGGTTTATCGCATGCATCCCTCAGACCAGCGCATGGGAGACTGGAACACCGCCACCTTTATTGTTGGCGAGTCTGAGGACTTGGaattcccctccatcatcttcaaagATGTCAACAACGGGAGCTCTATTGATTTCAACCTTGACGCTGCACTCAACGAAGTCGCCACGCTCAGGAttgcgacgacgatggctACACGTGGTGGGAGACCTGCTATCACTTTGAACGATTTCATCGGCAAAGTTCCCTCGGGTCCACCAGAGACACCCTCACGAGGTCCCACAAAG GGCAAAACCCACGGCGACATGAGCATTTACACGTACACTATCCCTGCGGGCACTCTTCTCGCAGGAAAGAATACTCTGAAGATCACGGTTGCCTCTGGAAGCAGTGGTGACAAGTTCCTGTCTCCTAACTTT GTCCTTGATGCAATTGAGTTATACTATTAG
- a CDS encoding uncharacterized protein (CAZy:PL4;~COG:S;~EggNog:ENOG410Q24U;~InterPro:IPR008979,IPR013784,IPR014718,IPR011013, IPR015364,IPR016590,IPR029413,IPR029411;~PFAM:PF09284,PF14686,PF14683;~SECRETED:SignalP(1-17);~go_function: GO:0003824 - catalytic activity [Evidence IEA];~go_function: GO:0016837 - carbon-oxygen lyase activity, acting on polysaccharides [Evidence IEA];~go_function: GO:0030246 - carbohydrate binding [Evidence IEA];~go_process: GO:0005975 - carbohydrate metabolic process [Evidence IEA]), whose protein sequence is MLFFSGLSLLLATGALAISVDTGNGTLVVDTGGDLVVTFNSDDCDITSIKYQGTEYQNEPNYSHLASGLGSGTSVEYDTIDDSVVVSCSVSKDELDLTQYYIFLDGAPTIYLGTSTVSNPEVGELRFIFRLQGLQGAYPTGNVSDTRVGTVIESEDIWETDGETRAKHYSAERFIDDQIHCAYGDVYACLIKPIRGYEASTGGPFYRDIRLNLIEDDCHDVSYYMNHGDFPWDVVRTGFHGPYIFTFADSLPEPGDFDYSFIENLGLEGYLGDGERGIVVGTASGTSSDFPVVVHWYNDDYQQWVYAESDGSFESPLLAPGTYTQAFYQDELLAGNTTVTVKAGATATATITATNPIITEDRTKIFQLGDYDGRPVGFLNADKQHHMHVSDERMGAWDTPTFVVGTSSDDEFPMAIFQDINNDREIEFDLESAVNTATHFRIGTTLSFYYGEPTVQVNNYTCEDFPNPNASGGRGITKGMTHGDMTVYTCEIPSGTLVAGTNSVTLGVTASKDGSSWLSPNYILDFVELYY, encoded by the exons ATGCTGTTCTTTTCTGGACTGTCTCTTTTGCTGGCCACAGGCGCCTTGGCTATTAGTGTTGATACCGGCAATGGTACCTTGGTTGTTGATACTGGAGGCGATTTAGTCGTGACCTTTAATTCAGACGATTGCGATATAACGTCAATCAAGTACCAGGGTACTGAATACCAGAATGAGCCAAACTACAGCCATTTAGCTTCTGGACTCGGCAGCGGTACCAGCGTCGAGTATGACACAATCG ACGACTCTGTTGTTGTCTCTTGTTCTGTTTCCAAGGACGAACTTGATCTCACCCAGTATTACATCTTTCTGGATGGCGCCCCCACGATCTATCTCGGAACATCGACGGTTTCCAACCCCGAGGTTGGAGAACTGCGGTTCATATTCCGCCTACAGGGTCTTCAAGGAGCCTACCCTACCGGGAATGTGTCGGATACCCGGGTCGGTACTGTTATTGAGTCCGAAGACATCTGGGAAACGGACGGTGAAACAAGGGCCAAG CACTACTCTGCCGAGCGCTTTATCGATGATCAGATCCACTGCGCGTATGGAGATGTTTATGCATGCCTCATCAAGCCTATCAGGGGTTATGAGGCCTCGACTGGCGGTCCTTTCTATCGCGATATCCGGCTCAACCTCATTGAAGACGACTGCCACGACGTATCTTATTACATGAATCATGGAGATTTTCCGTGGGATGTGGTTCGAACCGGCTTCCACGGACCATACATTTTTACATTTGCAGACAGCCTTCCGGAGCCCGGCGACTTCGACTACTCGTTTATAGAGAATCTCGGACTAGAGGGCTACCTAGGAGACGGCGAGAGAGGCATAGTCGTCGGCACGGCTTCAGGGACTTCCAGCGACTTCCCAGTGGTTGTCCACTGGTATAACGACGACTATCAGCAATGGGTCTATGCAGAGTCTGATGGCTCCTTTGAGTCTCCGCTTCTGGCTCCAGGGACTTATACCCAGGCTTTCTACCAGGACGAGCTACTAGCAGGGAATACTACTGTCACAGTAAAGGCTGGCGCCACAGCTACTGCCACCATAACCGCCACGAACCCAATTATTACAGAAGACCGTACCAAGATCTTTCAGCTCGGCGACTATGATGGTCGTCCAGTTGGTTTTCTGAATGCGGACAAGCAGCACCACATGCATGTATCAGATGAACGCATGGGCGCATGGGATACGCCGACTTTTGTCGTTGGTACAAGTTCTGATGACGAATTCCCCATGGCCATTTTCCAGGACATCAACAACGACCGGGAGATCGAATTTGACCTAGAAAGCGCCGTTAACACTGCGACACACTTTAGAATCGGTACAACACTGTCCTTCTACTACGGAGAACCCACTGTCCAGGTGAACAATTACACTTGCGAGGACTTTCCCAATCCCAATGCATCAGGCGGCCGCGGAATTACCAAG GGCATGACCCACGGCGATATGACAGTCTATACTTGCGAAATTCCAAGCGGTACCCTTGTTGCAGGCACGAACAGTGTCACGCTCGGCGTCACCGCCAGCAAGGACGGGTCCTCCTGGCTTTCACCTAATTAC ATTCTTGACTTTGTTGAACTCTACTACTGA
- a CDS encoding glycoside hydrolase family 35 protein (CAZy:GH35;~COG:G;~EggNog:ENOG410PGTY;~InterPro:IPR019801,IPR025300,IPR025972,IPR037110, IPR008979,IPR036833,IPR018954,IPR017853,IPR001944, IPR031330;~PFAM:PF13363,PF10435,PF01301,PF13364;~SECRETED:SignalP(1-18);~go_function: GO:0004553 - hydrolase activity, hydrolyzing O-glycosyl compounds [Evidence IEA];~go_process: GO:0005975 - carbohydrate metabolic process [Evidence IEA]), with the protein MRLLPLLWVAAAACGAAALPSGHDGITLSVPEAPEKRALLQDLVTWDENSLFIKGERVMIYSGEFHPFRLPSPSLWLDIFQKIKAAGFNTISYYNMWGLNEQTRGEFRAEGVFDMVPFYEAALEAGIYLIARPGPYIHAESTGGGLPGWVARIPAQIRSADPLFLNASDVYLAGVGAAIAKYQITNGGPIILAQIENEYSNCHDGTGGCLEAGWMQHIEDRLREAGVVVPTISNDGSPRGRWVTSGGYTIDIYGHDAYPLGIDCSKPDEWYNGMNKNLPTDWAALHQQHSPHTPYSVLEFQQGSPTGWGGPSYEQCAAFLNHEYARVFNKNNYGAGARIYNLYMTVGGTNWGGISYSEGLTSYDYGAPISEDRGIAREKFSEIKLEAQMLKVSPSYLLANPSNFTTGIYSSNENVAVTPVLANTTLSDSKTNYFVVRHANYSTDYTAGYTLNLATTAGDLTIPQLGQGTLTLPGRDSKIHVTDYKVGDYNILYSTAEIFTWKQFSERNVLLVYGGPDELHEIAIQVSHIRNKPRSVEGDGVTIQRLEESNSDAWIVQYTATPQRKVVQIADLFVYLLDRNSAYNYWVPDLGDDPYGTSLMNPESLIVKAGYLVRNVSVSGAGLYVDADFNKTTSLEIIGAPKSVRELYLNSERTSHTVNALGNWQASFTYKHPNLRLPDLSTLDWSVLDSLPEVSPSYDDSLWRPANITSSLYPEEQRLPVSLYADDYGYHVGTIIYRGTFTATTSQASTLKLTARGGRAFALSIWANGTFIGSYNGSGAVKAIYETAFTIPENLLTAGQNATLTIALDHMGLEHNIPGASTGKIARGIIVYDLEGVETADINWKLTGNLGGESYYDKWRGPLNEGGLFVERQGYTAPSPPLTDAGFTPGSPFTSTHGPGIWFYTSKFTLDLPSEKWDIPLHFTFKNQTESLGNYRSLLYINGWQFGRYLSNIGPQSTFPVPEGILDYNGENWIGLVVWALNEGGAAIPGIELEAGTPLYTSRRPVKLVKSPRYERRLGAY; encoded by the exons ATGAGACTCCTACCTCTCCTGTGGGTTGCTGCCGCGGCTTGCGGAGCCGCAGCACTGCCTAGCGGCCACGATGGCATCACACTCAGTGTACCCGAAGCACCGGAGAAGAGAGCCCTCCTCCAAGATCTTGTTACCTGGGACGAAAACTCGTTATTCATAAAGGGGGAGCGAGTGATGATCTACAGTGGCGAGTTCCACCCCTTCCGCCTACCCTCGCCGTCTCTGTGGCTGGATATCTtccagaagatcaaggctgCAGGGTTCAATACGATTAGCTATTATAACATGTGGGGGTTGAATGAGCAGACTAGGGGGGAGTTCCGGGCGGAGGGAGTTTTTGATATGGTGCCTTTTTATGAGGCTGCGTTGGAGGCGGGGATTTATCTAATTGCG AGACCCGGGCCGTATATCCATGCAGAATCTACTGGGGGTGGTCTCCCTGGCTGGGTAGCTAGAATACCAGCTCAGATTCGGAGTGCGGATCCACTCTTTTTGAATGCGTCAGATGT CTATCTCGCTGGCGTCGGCGCGGCGATTGCAAAGTACCAGATTACGAACGGCGGCCCGATCATCCTGGCCCAAATTGAGAACGAATATAGCAACTGCCACGATGGCACCGGCGGCTGTCTTGAGGCTGGCTGGATGCAGCATATCGAAGATAGACTCCGGGAGGCCGGCGTAGTCGTTCCGACTATCTCTAATGATGGGTCCCCTCGTGGGCGTTGGGTGACATCTGGTGGCTACACGATTGATATTTAT GGCCACGATGCCTATCCGTTGGGTATTGACTGC TCAAAGCCTGATGAATGGTACAACGGCATGAACAAGAACCTGCCAACGGACTGGGCCGCATTGCACCAGCAGCATAGCCCTCACACGCCGTACTCAGTCCTGGAG TTTCAACAAGGGTCGCCAACTGGCTGGGGGGGTCCGAGCTACGAGCAATGCGCGGCGTTCCTGAACCACGAATACGCCCGGGTGTTCAATAAGAACAACTACGGCGCAGGGGCGAGAATCTATAACCTCTACATG ACTGTCGGTGGCACCAATTGGGGTGGCATCTCCTACTCTGAGGGTCTGACCTCTTACGACTACGGCGCGCCGATATCAGAAGACCGTGGCATCGCACGGGAGAAATTTAGCGAGATAAAGCTCGAAGCCCAGATGCTCAAGGTCTCCCCGTCATATCTGCTTGCGAATCCATCCAACTTCACCACGGGCATCTACAGCTCCAACGAGAATGTTGCTGTTACCCCAGTCCTGGCAAACACAACCCTCAGCGACTCTAAAACGAACTATTTTGTTGTCCGTCATGCGAACTATTCAACTGATTACACGGCAGGCTATACTCTCAACCTAGCAACCACAGCTGGTGATTTGACGATCCCCCAGCTTGGTCAAGGCACCCTAACTCTGCCCGGGCGTGATTCGAAAATTCATGTCACGGACTATAAAGTCGGCGACTACAATATTCTCTATTCGACGGCTGAGATCTTTACCTGGAAGCAATTTTCGGAGCGAAATGTTCTCTTGGTATATGGCGGGCCTGATGAGCTTCACGAGATTGCCATCCAGGTCAGCCATATCCGCAACAAACCCAGGTCGGTAGAGGGGGATGGCGTGACGATCCAGCGTCTTGAAGAGAGTAATAGCGATGCGTGGATTGTGCAGTATACCGCGACGCCACAACGTAAGGTTGTACAGATAGCAGACCTCTTTGTCTATCTCCTTG ATCGGAACTCAGCATATAACTACTGGGTTCCGGATCTCGGGGATGACCCCTACGGCACAAGCCTCATGAACCCAGAGTCTCTGATCGTCAAGGCAGGATACCTTGTCCGCAACGTCTCGGTATCCGGAGCCGGTCTATACGTCGACGCAGATTTCAATAAAACAACTTCCCTAGAAATAATCGGAGCACCCAAGAGTGTCCGTGAGCTCTATCTCAACAGTGAACGCACATCACATACAGTGAACGCACTAGGTAACTGGCAAGCCAGCTTCACATACAAACACCCGAATCTCCGCCTTCCTGATCTTTCCACACTCGACTGGTCGGTTCTCGATTCCTTGCCAGAGGTATCCCCATCGTACGACGACTCGCTATGGAGACCAGCAAATATCACTTCAAGCCTTTACCCCGAAGAGCAACGACTCCCCGTCTCCCTCTACGCCGACGACTACGGCTACCACGTCGGTACCATCATATACCGAGGCACCTTCACCGCAACAACCAGCCAGGCGTCCACATTGAAACTCACAGCCCGCGGTGGCAGAGCCTTTGCCCTTTCCATATGGGCAAACGGCACCTTCATCGGTAGCTACAACGGCTCCGGAGCCGTCAAGGCCATCTACGAGACCGCGTTCACCATCCCAGAGAATCTACTCACCGCAGGCCAAAACGCAACACTGACGATCGCCCTCGATCACATGGGCCTAGAACATAACATTCCCGGCGCGTCAACGGGGAAGATCGCGCGCGGCATAATCGTATACGACCTCGAAGGCGTGGAAACGGCAGACATCAACTGGAAACTAACGGGAAACCTGGGCGGCGAATCGTACTATGATAAATGGCGCGGCCCCCTAAATGAAGGTGGACTCTTCGTTGAACGTCAGGGCTACACAGCCCCCTCGCCCCCTCTTACGGATGCCGGGTTTACACCCGGTAGCCCCTTCACTTCCACGCATGGGCCGGGTATCTGGTTCTACACAAGTAAATTCACACTCGATCTCCCCTCCGAGAAATGGGATATCCCGCTACATTTCACCTTCAAGAACCAGACCGAGTCTCTCGGTAATTATCGCTCTTTGCTGTACATAAACGGCTGGCAGTTTGGCAGATATCTCAGCAATATCGGCCCGCAGTCAACATTCCCAGTTCCCGAGGGGATTTTGGATTATAATGGCGAAAATTGGATTGGGCTGGTGGTTTGGGCATTGAATGAGGGCGGGGCGGCAATTCCAGGGATTGAGTTAGAGGCTGGCACGCCGTTGTATACGAGCCGGAGGCCTGTGAAGCTTGTTAAGAGTCCGAGGTATGAGCGGAGGTTGGGGGCGTATTAG